In one window of Thermus aquaticus DNA:
- the truA gene encoding tRNA pseudouridine(38-40) synthase TruA, whose translation MRRILLLTEYDGTHFAGLQRQRQGLRTVQGELEKALPHIGALPKAVAAGRTDAGVHALAMPFHIDLQSPIPVEKVPEALNRLLPEDLKVVAAREVAPDFHARKDALWRAYRYRVLLRPHPSPLLRHRVLWLRRPLDLKAMEEALPLLLGRHNFLGFAKEETREGVRELLEARLEVLEGEMGPEVRFYFKGRSFLRGQVRGMVGTLLEVGLGRRSPESVKAILETADRRLAGQSAPATGLYFLEAAYPEEKLKPPGS comes from the coding sequence GTGCGCCGCATTCTCCTCCTCACCGAGTACGACGGGACCCACTTCGCTGGGCTCCAAAGACAGCGGCAGGGCCTGCGCACCGTGCAGGGCGAGTTGGAAAAGGCCCTTCCCCATATCGGAGCTCTCCCCAAGGCGGTGGCCGCCGGCCGCACCGACGCCGGGGTCCACGCCCTCGCCATGCCTTTCCACATAGACCTGCAAAGCCCTATCCCCGTGGAGAAGGTGCCCGAGGCCTTAAACCGCCTCCTCCCCGAGGATCTGAAGGTGGTGGCCGCAAGGGAGGTGGCCCCGGACTTCCACGCCAGGAAGGACGCCCTCTGGCGGGCCTACCGCTACCGAGTCCTCCTGCGGCCCCACCCCTCCCCCCTCCTCCGCCACCGGGTCCTCTGGCTCAGGAGGCCCCTGGACCTAAAGGCCATGGAGGAGGCCCTCCCCCTCCTCCTCGGGCGGCACAACTTCCTGGGCTTCGCCAAGGAGGAGACCCGGGAGGGGGTGCGGGAGCTTTTGGAGGCCCGCCTCGAGGTCCTGGAAGGGGAAATGGGCCCGGAGGTCCGCTTCTACTTCAAGGGCAGGAGCTTCCTCCGGGGCCAGGTAAGGGGCATGGTGGGGACCCTTCTGGAGGTGGGCCTGGGCAGGCGCTCCCCGGAAAGCGTGAAGGCCATCCTGGAGACCGCCGACCGCCGCTTGGCGGGCCAAAGCGCCCCGGCCACGGGGCTTTACTTCCTCGAGGCCGCCTACCCGGAGGAGAAG